One part of the Terriglobales bacterium genome encodes these proteins:
- a CDS encoding alpha/beta hydrolase has protein sequence MIKRFLLWSAGILIVLIVIAILAFRLSPWPSVVLIRHVFSNGDRASEAALEKHVPAGIVTRRDLAYGDGKDEVFDLYYPEGTNAPRPTIVWVHGGGFVAGNKNGIANYMKILAGRGYTMVAVEYSKAPGATYPKPVEQVNTALGFLVRHAGDFKIDPAMIILAGDSAGAHHASQVALLTTDPHFAHAIRISPQLQPNQLLAVLLLSGAFDPSAVNLEGNFGWFLETVLWAYLGRKNFREQAGFRLMSVTSQVTVAFPPSFISSGNGDPLAPQAVALAQKLAGLGVHIETLFFPTDRVPRLPHEYQFNLDDAAGQEALNRTLAFLGTIPKRTISSNPLPSQVRSDIRGSKKESRRLRSLEPLHTPHFTRSNQREETSGG, from the coding sequence GTGATCAAGCGCTTTCTTCTCTGGTCAGCGGGCATTCTCATCGTCCTCATAGTCATTGCCATATTGGCCTTCAGGCTTAGCCCCTGGCCGTCCGTCGTCCTCATTCGTCACGTGTTTTCCAACGGCGACCGGGCTTCTGAGGCCGCCTTGGAAAAACATGTCCCCGCTGGCATTGTGACGCGGCGCGATCTCGCCTACGGAGATGGGAAGGATGAAGTCTTTGATCTCTATTATCCGGAAGGCACGAACGCGCCTCGGCCAACTATCGTGTGGGTGCATGGTGGAGGGTTCGTTGCTGGCAACAAGAATGGAATCGCCAATTACATGAAGATTCTCGCCGGGCGTGGCTACACGATGGTGGCGGTAGAGTACTCGAAAGCGCCGGGCGCTACGTATCCCAAGCCTGTGGAGCAGGTGAATACAGCACTCGGGTTTCTCGTTCGCCACGCGGGCGATTTCAAGATCGACCCTGCGATGATAATTCTCGCCGGCGATTCCGCTGGAGCACACCACGCCAGCCAGGTGGCTCTGCTTACTACCGATCCCCATTTCGCGCATGCCATCCGCATCTCCCCGCAACTGCAACCCAATCAGTTGCTGGCCGTGCTTCTGCTGTCCGGAGCGTTTGATCCCTCCGCGGTGAATTTGGAAGGAAACTTCGGATGGTTCCTCGAGACGGTGCTATGGGCCTATTTGGGAAGAAAGAATTTCCGCGAACAGGCTGGCTTCCGATTGATGTCGGTAACTAGCCAAGTCACCGTAGCTTTCCCGCCGAGCTTCATCTCCAGCGGTAATGGCGACCCGCTGGCGCCGCAGGCGGTTGCACTGGCGCAGAAACTCGCTGGTCTGGGTGTGCATATTGAGACTCTCTTCTTCCCCACGGACCGTGTTCCTCGCCTCCCACATGAGTACCAGTTCAACCTGGACGACGCGGCGGGACAGGAAGCGCTCAACCGCACGCTCGCCTTCCTCGGGACTATCCCCAAGCGGACGATCAGCAGCAATCCACTCCCTTCACAAGTTCGAAGTGATATCCGAGGAAGTAAGAAGGAGTCGCGCCGTCTGCGTTCGCTCGAGCCGCTTCATACTCCTCACTTCACCCGATCTAACCAGCGGGAAGAAACATCCGGCGGATAA